Proteins found in one Sporosarcina sp. FSL K6-3457 genomic segment:
- a CDS encoding S1C family serine protease produces MNNNEQEEIDDDELQDLVLEAQRQALANADQEQHKPKHPFPKWLFWLIASMLTFNTFAVIFEVYSIPAIEFVKTSARLSAQDDIAAYKKSVVVITTADSKGTGFAISSDGTLLTNNHVIEGNSKVTVSFPGKGLFTANVIDTYPSIDLAVLQIDGEDLPYLELADQATFTDDEPVYFIGNPLKFTSIANEGTVIDYLQLSDWDEPVVMMKAPVYRGNSGSPVLNHDGQVIGVVFATLDHETYGKVGLFVPIDAYYQKQADE; encoded by the coding sequence TTGAACAACAACGAACAGGAAGAAATAGACGATGATGAGCTACAAGACCTTGTGCTAGAGGCGCAACGGCAGGCGCTTGCCAATGCTGACCAAGAACAGCACAAGCCCAAACACCCTTTTCCTAAATGGCTGTTCTGGCTCATTGCAAGTATGTTAACCTTTAATACTTTTGCAGTGATTTTTGAAGTCTATTCAATTCCAGCGATTGAATTCGTAAAGACCTCTGCGAGATTATCAGCACAAGACGATATTGCCGCCTATAAAAAATCCGTCGTCGTCATTACAACCGCTGATAGTAAAGGCACGGGATTCGCCATTTCTAGTGACGGAACCCTTTTAACAAATAATCATGTTATCGAAGGAAATAGCAAGGTAACAGTCTCCTTCCCAGGTAAAGGGTTGTTTACTGCCAATGTTATCGATACATACCCATCTATTGACCTCGCTGTATTGCAAATAGATGGAGAAGACTTGCCCTATTTGGAACTCGCCGACCAGGCAACATTTACAGACGACGAGCCCGTCTATTTTATCGGTAATCCGTTAAAATTCACAAGCATTGCCAATGAGGGAACCGTTATTGATTATCTTCAGTTAAGCGATTGGGATGAACCTGTCGTGATGATGAAAGCACCCGTTTATCGTGGCAATAGTGGAAGTCCTGTCTTGAATCATGATGGCCAAGTGATCGGGGTTGTATTTGCTACATTAGATCATGAAACGTATGGCAAGGTTGGACTTTTTGTACCGATTGATGCTTATTATCAAAAACAAGCAGATGAATAA
- a CDS encoding ABC transporter permease — protein sequence MNSIWGKRLKEYYSEIIRYFSIITMSVVYSLIIFGAVFLYYYIKFLQWIPVSFPTELIAALVIALFFLTTGIRTFLKQADVIFLMPAEARLSPYFRKSMIYSASIHAMQLGPLLMITSPMFHLNTTVMIISLGLIILNIRLIWVEQWLATPLQLVIHKVIRFLLFSTILYLLFVGSWLIAGSLLMITLVLWFYVINDKTTGVNWDFLIHREEKVLEKIYKFIHLYIDVPQLTYAFKPRMLLSWIIKRVIFYQQASAYTYLFAHLFVRYNEFYYLYIRLTIIGCTIIYFVPTYGWLIIFPILFFTYYQLLPLQHSLNDHSHTYPISTTMKNKSFKKFLLSLLILQSVLLTVALFAHHIV from the coding sequence ATGAACTCCATATGGGGCAAACGTTTGAAAGAGTATTACAGTGAAATCATTCGTTATTTTTCAATCATTACGATGAGTGTTGTCTATTCACTTATAATATTCGGAGCTGTTTTTCTTTATTATTATATAAAATTTCTTCAATGGATACCTGTGTCTTTTCCAACTGAACTCATCGCAGCACTTGTTATTGCTTTATTTTTCCTAACAACAGGGATTCGAACATTTTTGAAACAAGCGGACGTCATCTTTTTAATGCCCGCTGAGGCGAGATTATCTCCCTATTTCAGAAAATCAATGATCTATAGTGCAAGTATTCACGCCATGCAGTTGGGACCTTTACTAATGATTACCAGTCCAATGTTTCACTTGAATACGACTGTAATGATTATTTCCTTGGGCTTAATCATCTTAAATATTCGCCTTATATGGGTCGAGCAATGGCTAGCCACCCCATTACAATTGGTCATTCATAAAGTGATTCGCTTTTTATTATTCAGCACCATTCTCTATTTGCTATTTGTCGGTAGTTGGCTAATTGCAGGAAGTCTATTAATGATTACTCTCGTGCTTTGGTTTTATGTAATAAATGATAAAACAACAGGAGTCAATTGGGATTTTCTAATACATCGCGAGGAAAAGGTTTTAGAAAAGATATACAAATTTATTCACCTATATATTGATGTTCCCCAACTTACATATGCATTCAAACCCCGTATGTTGTTGAGCTGGATTATCAAAAGAGTTATTTTTTATCAACAAGCTTCTGCTTACACATACTTATTTGCCCATTTATTTGTTCGGTACAATGAATTTTATTATTTATATATACGACTCACTATCATCGGTTGTACGATTATCTATTTCGTGCCTACTTACGGCTGGCTAATCATTTTTCCAATACTATTTTTCACTTACTATCAGCTATTGCCTTTACAGCATTCACTCAACGACCATTCTCATACATATCCGATTTCCACGACCATGAAGAATAAATCTTTCAAAAAATTTCTATTAAGCCTGTTGATTTTGCAATCGGTGTTGCTGACAGTAGCTCTATTTGCCCATCATATCGTGTAA
- a CDS encoding YesL family protein, producing the protein MIELAYINVLWILFSSIGLIIFGIFPATAAMFSVVGKLIKNEESIKIFPAYWTSFRSYFLQANGFGLIFLLIAYFFYFDFYFLQLNSGKLVFLYPVLIFILISGIATLLFFFPVYTHFDLKFFQYFKQSFFIAITSPLEVIAIGAVAGIIFLITTILPGIIPLFTGSVFAYAATYISFRAFARIKRRQSI; encoded by the coding sequence ATGATTGAATTGGCTTATATCAATGTGCTCTGGATACTATTTTCGAGCATTGGATTGATTATATTCGGTATCTTTCCAGCAACAGCGGCTATGTTTTCAGTTGTTGGTAAATTGATTAAAAACGAAGAAAGCATTAAAATATTTCCTGCTTATTGGACATCATTTCGCTCTTACTTTTTACAAGCAAATGGTTTCGGATTGATTTTTTTACTTATTGCCTACTTCTTTTATTTTGATTTTTATTTCTTGCAATTGAATAGTGGAAAATTAGTGTTTCTATACCCTGTCTTAATTTTTATACTGATTTCAGGTATTGCCACATTGTTATTTTTCTTTCCTGTCTATACACATTTCGACTTGAAGTTCTTTCAGTATTTCAAACAGTCCTTTTTCATCGCTATTACATCACCCCTCGAAGTGATTGCTATTGGCGCTGTAGCTGGAATCATCTTCCTCATTACAACCATCCTTCCTGGGATTATTCCACTATTCACCGGAAGCGTCTTTGCATATGCGGCGACCTACATTAGTTTCAGGGCATTTGCACGGATCAAGAGACGGCAAAGCATATGA
- a CDS encoding sugar ABC transporter substrate-binding protein encodes MKKFWFFLVLVLLGALIVGCSADDTGTKDDGATEPVETGEVEEQGQEDVAKEESLSGEITVWAHPFTGDQEIEGAMWKEIIASYEDQKGVKVNFEQIPWANRDQKVLTALAANNGPDVFYVIPDQMPQYADAGMLLALDPYLEGFDIDDFVDTALVSTTWKNELYGLPILQEAYTYIYNVDVIKAIGEDPEKLPATWAEFEQWAQKAKDKGYYATSFQGGGSMNGTLYPFLWQAGGNVVTDSNEVLINNEAGVEAFTFIKKMYDEGWIPADSITAMEHDAIWDSGKMLAVQGSGISVSRLLNNELFDFVIAPPLKNKEQLTYGTTGMFVAPINTDNPAAAAEFIKVMTNAENQKKFNTVTQYIPTRESAKDIFGDQKYLEQLAGYTQYALPGVIHPEGRTIMPLIQAELQAMLEGKKTPQEAADAAAASVQSKMK; translated from the coding sequence ATGAAAAAGTTTTGGTTTTTTCTAGTACTCGTTTTGCTTGGGGCTTTGATTGTAGGGTGTAGTGCAGACGATACAGGGACAAAGGACGATGGGGCGACTGAGCCGGTAGAAACAGGCGAGGTAGAAGAACAAGGTCAAGAGGATGTTGCGAAAGAAGAAAGCTTGTCTGGGGAAATTACTGTTTGGGCACATCCTTTCACAGGTGACCAGGAAATAGAAGGGGCTATGTGGAAAGAAATTATTGCTTCTTATGAAGACCAAAAGGGAGTAAAAGTAAACTTTGAACAAATTCCATGGGCAAACCGTGATCAAAAAGTACTGACAGCACTAGCTGCGAACAATGGTCCGGATGTGTTCTATGTGATTCCTGACCAAATGCCACAGTATGCGGACGCAGGGATGCTATTAGCGCTAGATCCTTATTTAGAAGGCTTTGACATTGATGACTTCGTCGATACAGCATTGGTGTCTACTACTTGGAAGAATGAGTTATACGGACTGCCGATTTTACAAGAAGCGTACACATATATTTATAATGTTGATGTTATTAAAGCAATTGGTGAAGACCCAGAAAAATTACCAGCAACGTGGGCCGAGTTTGAGCAATGGGCTCAAAAAGCGAAAGACAAAGGCTATTATGCAACAAGTTTCCAAGGTGGAGGCTCTATGAACGGAACATTGTATCCATTCCTATGGCAAGCTGGCGGAAATGTTGTAACGGATAGTAACGAAGTGTTGATCAATAACGAAGCAGGCGTAGAAGCATTTACATTTATTAAGAAAATGTATGATGAAGGCTGGATTCCAGCAGATTCAATTACGGCAATGGAGCATGATGCGATTTGGGACAGTGGAAAGATGTTAGCTGTTCAAGGTTCAGGTATTTCAGTTAGTCGTTTATTGAACAATGAACTTTTTGACTTTGTCATTGCACCACCGCTAAAAAACAAAGAGCAATTAACGTATGGTACTACAGGTATGTTCGTAGCGCCAATCAATACGGATAATCCAGCTGCAGCTGCAGAATTCATCAAAGTGATGACAAATGCAGAAAATCAAAAGAAATTTAATACAGTCACTCAATATATCCCAACTCGGGAATCTGCCAAAGATATCTTTGGTGACCAAAAATATCTTGAACAGTTGGCTGGTTACACGCAATATGCATTGCCTGGGGTGATCCATCCTGAGGGACGAACAATTATGCCACTAATTCAGGCTGAGCTTCAAGCAATGCTTGAAGGCAAGAAAACACCTCAAGAAGCGGCCGATGCAGCCGCAGCTTCTGTTCAGTCGAAGATGAAATAA
- a CDS encoding carbohydrate ABC transporter permease, translated as MTSKKSKLPLGERLKREWKRNAIVYIVLIPVIIHFIIFQVYPFLLSFYLTFMDWKVIGDPEFVGLKHWKYLLTDKLAWKAIWNTVMFSVYYIVPTMALGLVLALIINSGVKFAGFFKGIFFLPVVTSFVIVAGIWGWLFRGTEAGLINYLLSFIGIEPQLFLSNSSQALAVLAGLSIFKVAGTTMIYYFAGLQSIDRGLYEAARIDGASPLKIFWNITFPLLKPIHFYVAITTTIGSFQIFDSAYLLTGGGPSYATTTIVYYLYEQGFTSLNLSYASVLSYVLFSIILVISLVQRKYLGKDSNHY; from the coding sequence TTGACTTCTAAAAAAAGTAAACTACCACTTGGGGAGAGGTTGAAGCGTGAATGGAAGCGTAATGCCATTGTTTATATTGTTTTAATTCCCGTTATTATTCATTTTATTATTTTTCAAGTTTATCCATTTTTATTAAGTTTTTATTTAACTTTTATGGATTGGAAAGTAATTGGTGACCCTGAATTTGTAGGCCTCAAACATTGGAAGTATTTGTTGACTGATAAATTAGCTTGGAAGGCTATTTGGAATACAGTCATGTTTTCAGTCTATTATATTGTGCCAACGATGGCCTTGGGGCTCGTCCTTGCGCTCATTATTAATTCGGGGGTTAAATTCGCGGGCTTTTTCAAAGGGATTTTCTTCTTACCTGTTGTTACGTCCTTTGTTATTGTTGCGGGTATTTGGGGGTGGTTATTTAGGGGAACAGAAGCTGGGCTAATTAATTACCTACTCAGTTTTATAGGGATTGAACCTCAATTATTTTTATCGAATTCTAGCCAAGCGCTCGCGGTGTTGGCCGGTTTGAGTATTTTTAAAGTTGCTGGAACAACAATGATTTATTATTTTGCAGGACTTCAATCGATTGATCGAGGATTGTATGAGGCAGCACGTATTGATGGCGCTTCGCCTTTGAAAATATTTTGGAATATCACATTTCCATTATTAAAGCCTATCCACTTTTACGTAGCAATCACGACGACAATCGGTTCCTTTCAAATTTTCGATTCGGCCTACTTATTAACAGGCGGCGGGCCAAGTTATGCAACGACAACGATTGTCTATTATTTGTATGAACAAGGATTTACTAGCCTGAATTTAAGCTATGCTTCTGTACTTTCTTATGTTTTATTTTCAATCATTTTAGTGATTTCCCTTGTTCAGCGGAAATACTTGGGCAAGGACTCCAACCATTATTAA
- a CDS encoding carbohydrate ABC transporter permease, producing MVKKIITYIALFILGFCFLLPFAIMILGSFKDVQFAQLDPLFWIPDDPTMKNYIYIMRDGMFVRWILNSVIITVIPVATQMLFCAVLGYIFAKKQFIARETIFWIFMAVIMIPQQLLIIPKYIMFSDFGWINTYWALIVPELWGIMGVFLVRQFLQSIPNDLEEAAYIDGANDIQIFFKVILPLAVPVVATVGTFSFISNWNDLFQPLIYLTQEKMFPITLGLASMLGKEGNFGIEMAGSAVSFIPTFLIFLFFQRYFTEGIQMSGMK from the coding sequence ATGGTAAAAAAAATCATCACGTATATAGCGTTATTTATTTTGGGATTCTGTTTTCTATTACCCTTTGCAATCATGATTTTAGGCTCTTTTAAAGATGTACAATTTGCACAGCTAGATCCTCTTTTTTGGATACCTGACGATCCGACAATGAAAAACTATATCTATATTATGAGAGATGGCATGTTTGTACGCTGGATTCTCAACTCGGTTATTATTACCGTTATCCCAGTAGCTACTCAAATGCTATTTTGTGCAGTTTTAGGTTATATTTTTGCAAAAAAACAATTTATTGCACGGGAAACAATATTTTGGATTTTCATGGCGGTTATCATGATTCCGCAACAGCTATTAATCATCCCAAAGTATATTATGTTCTCTGATTTCGGTTGGATCAATACATATTGGGCATTGATCGTTCCAGAGTTATGGGGAATTATGGGCGTCTTTTTAGTGAGACAGTTTTTACAAAGTATACCGAACGACCTGGAAGAAGCTGCCTATATCGATGGTGCGAATGATATTCAAATATTTTTTAAGGTTATTTTACCGCTCGCGGTGCCAGTCGTCGCAACAGTCGGCACATTTTCCTTTATTTCGAACTGGAATGATTTGTTCCAGCCATTGATTTATTTGACGCAAGAGAAGATGTTTCCGATCACGCTTGGGTTAGCATCAATGCTTGGGAAAGAAGGGAATTTTGGCATTGAAATGGCTGGTTCAGCGGTGTCCTTTATCCCAACTTTTCTCATTTTCTTATTCTTCCAGCGTTATTTTACAGAAGGCATTCAAATGTCTGGGATGAAATAA
- a CDS encoding NAD-dependent epimerase/dehydratase family protein, translating into MNVLTELEDFMTKPSSELINDLALLEGDILILGVGGKMGPTLAKMTKRAIVQAGLDKKVIGVSRFSSGSLQQELESFGIETIAVDLLNDAQLQSLPKVKNVIFMAGNKFGTAGNEHFTWAMNAYLPGRIADKFKNSRIVAFSSGNVYPLTDVVNGNCSEETEPSPIGEYAQSCLGRERVLTNFSRNNDTPMLLFRLNYAIDMRYGVLLEIARHVLEEKAIDLTMGSVNVIWQGDANEYAVRSLLHCDTPPRILNVTGPETISVRWLAEEFGVRFDKKPHFINEEQPTALLNNASKAHQLFGYPRVTLQQMIDMTAEWLANDGETYNKPTHFQERKGAF; encoded by the coding sequence ATGAATGTGCTTACAGAACTTGAGGACTTTATGACGAAACCATCTTCAGAGTTGATCAATGATCTTGCATTGCTAGAGGGTGATATTTTAATTTTAGGTGTTGGTGGAAAAATGGGGCCGACATTAGCAAAAATGACAAAGAGAGCAATTGTTCAAGCAGGTTTAGACAAAAAGGTCATTGGAGTTTCTCGTTTTTCATCGGGTAGTTTACAACAAGAATTAGAAAGTTTCGGCATTGAAACTATTGCTGTTGATTTATTAAATGATGCACAGCTCCAATCATTGCCAAAAGTGAAAAATGTGATTTTTATGGCTGGTAATAAATTTGGAACCGCTGGTAACGAGCATTTTACATGGGCGATGAATGCCTATTTACCTGGCAGAATTGCAGATAAGTTTAAAAACTCTCGGATTGTTGCATTTTCATCGGGGAATGTGTATCCACTAACGGATGTAGTAAATGGCAATTGCTCGGAAGAAACAGAACCGAGTCCGATTGGAGAGTATGCGCAATCTTGTTTGGGAAGAGAGAGAGTCCTGACAAACTTTTCACGTAATAATGATACGCCTATGCTCCTATTCAGACTGAATTATGCGATTGACATGAGATATGGCGTATTATTAGAAATCGCTCGGCATGTGTTAGAAGAGAAGGCCATTGATTTAACAATGGGAAGTGTCAACGTAATTTGGCAAGGGGATGCGAATGAATATGCTGTGCGATCATTACTACATTGTGATACACCGCCCCGAATCCTAAATGTCACTGGCCCCGAAACGATTTCAGTCCGCTGGTTAGCAGAGGAATTTGGGGTTCGATTTGATAAGAAACCTCATTTTATCAATGAAGAACAGCCAACAGCATTATTAAACAATGCTTCCAAAGCACATCAATTGTTCGGTTATCCAAGAGTAACCCTTCAACAAATGATTGATATGACGGCAGAGTGGCTAGCCAATGATGGTGAAACGTATAATAAACCGACTCATTTTCAAGAGCGCAAAGGAGCATTTTAA
- a CDS encoding dihydrodipicolinate synthase family protein produces MLNPTVKKQLHEGAVIPAHPLALTENRQLDEVGQRALTRYYIDAGACGIAVGVHTTQFEIRDPQFNLFEKVLILAMEEMERAQVADSFIKIGGISGPIEQAIEEAKFIKSIGYNLGLLSMGGLQNASEQELLTRTKKIAEIMPVIGFYLQPAVGGRMLSYDFWRQLADIPNIHGIKIAPFNRYQTLDVIRAVCHSSRNEEIAIYTGNDDNIVSDLLTTYRIAVNGEKVEKQIVGGLLGHWSVWTKTTVDLFQQIKDVRSTGLIPSELLTLGQEITDANAAFFDPNNQFKGSIAGINEVLARQGLLKGRWCLLDKETLSPNQLEEINRVYSDYPHLHDDAFVKENLAKWFSE; encoded by the coding sequence ATGTTGAATCCTACTGTGAAAAAACAATTACACGAAGGAGCGGTCATTCCAGCGCATCCACTTGCGTTGACAGAAAATCGTCAATTGGATGAGGTCGGTCAGCGTGCACTTACTCGTTATTATATAGATGCAGGGGCATGTGGAATTGCGGTTGGCGTTCATACGACTCAATTTGAAATTCGTGATCCGCAGTTTAATTTATTTGAAAAAGTCTTAATCCTTGCGATGGAAGAGATGGAAAGGGCACAAGTTGCTGATTCGTTTATCAAAATTGGTGGTATTAGTGGGCCGATTGAACAAGCAATTGAAGAGGCTAAATTTATCAAATCGATTGGTTACAACCTCGGATTGTTGAGTATGGGCGGTTTGCAAAATGCTTCCGAGCAAGAGTTGTTGACCCGAACTAAGAAAATTGCGGAGATTATGCCTGTTATCGGATTTTATTTACAACCGGCAGTAGGCGGGCGCATGTTATCCTATGACTTTTGGCGGCAGTTGGCGGATATCCCGAATATACATGGCATAAAAATTGCACCTTTTAATCGTTATCAAACCCTCGATGTCATACGGGCGGTGTGCCATTCATCAAGAAATGAAGAGATTGCGATTTATACAGGTAATGATGACAATATTGTAAGTGATTTACTAACGACCTATCGCATTGCTGTCAACGGCGAAAAGGTGGAAAAACAAATTGTTGGTGGACTACTAGGGCATTGGTCAGTATGGACGAAGACGACAGTGGATCTTTTTCAACAAATAAAAGACGTCCGCTCCACAGGTTTGATTCCCAGTGAATTATTAACATTGGGGCAAGAAATAACCGATGCGAATGCAGCTTTTTTTGATCCGAATAACCAATTTAAAGGTAGTATCGCAGGGATTAATGAAGTATTGGCAAGACAAGGGCTGCTAAAAGGACGTTGGTGTTTGCTAGATAAGGAAACATTAAGTCCGAATCAACTGGAAGAGATCAATCGTGTGTATTCGGATTATCCGCATTTGCATGATGATGCATTTGTCAAAGAAAACTTAGCCAAATGGTTTAGTGAGTGA
- a CDS encoding zinc-dependent alcohol dehydrogenase: MKSIVATGQKVHIAEGIKPTIKPSYLVIKTLHSAISPGTELSLIGASDNREITLGYSAVGIVMECGEGVEDYQVGDTVACYGAPYVGHCEFLVVPITLCAKVPAGVEPKEAALAGIGAIAIHALRIAKLEFGETVVVVGLGLLGQMIAKIAEAAAYDVVAFDVQAERVAMLRDKGTIRSFSTLAEMESEIAKCTNNHGADAVLLCAGGKRSALTHQSLEWIRSQGKVVIVGDIEPDFPRELLFGKEAQILISRAGGPGRYDQVYEKQAIDYPYGYVRWTEGRNVAEYLRLVHDKRIDVQAFLTDEVGFHDAPAAYDELIQKKSTALTKIITY, encoded by the coding sequence ATGAAATCCATTGTTGCAACAGGTCAAAAAGTTCATATTGCGGAAGGGATAAAGCCAACAATTAAGCCTTCCTATCTAGTAATAAAGACGTTACATTCGGCTATTTCACCCGGGACTGAACTAAGTTTGATTGGAGCGAGTGACAATCGAGAAATCACTTTAGGCTATAGTGCAGTGGGGATTGTGATGGAGTGTGGGGAAGGTGTAGAAGATTATCAAGTCGGCGATACTGTGGCTTGTTACGGAGCACCTTATGTCGGGCATTGTGAATTTTTAGTAGTACCTATTACATTATGTGCAAAGGTTCCTGCTGGTGTAGAACCGAAGGAAGCTGCCTTAGCAGGAATTGGCGCAATTGCGATTCACGCACTACGGATTGCTAAGCTAGAGTTTGGGGAAACAGTTGTCGTTGTTGGCTTGGGATTGCTTGGACAAATGATTGCAAAAATAGCCGAAGCCGCTGCATATGACGTTGTGGCCTTTGATGTTCAAGCAGAGCGGGTAGCGATGCTTCGAGATAAAGGGACTATTCGTTCCTTTTCTACTCTTGCGGAGATGGAAAGTGAAATAGCGAAATGCACGAACAATCATGGGGCAGATGCAGTTCTGTTATGCGCAGGTGGCAAGCGTTCAGCATTGACTCATCAAAGCTTAGAGTGGATTCGTTCTCAAGGTAAGGTAGTGATTGTCGGTGATATTGAACCTGATTTCCCTCGAGAGTTACTGTTTGGAAAGGAAGCTCAAATTTTGATTTCACGTGCGGGTGGTCCGGGGCGATATGACCAAGTGTATGAGAAACAAGCAATCGATTACCCATACGGCTATGTGCGTTGGACAGAAGGGCGTAATGTAGCAGAATATTTACGGTTAGTTCATGATAAGCGCATTGATGTTCAAGCTTTTTTAACCGATGAAGTTGGTTTTCATGATGCGCCAGCTGCATATGATGAGTTGATTCAAAAAAAGTCAACTGCATTAACGAAGATTATTACTTATTGA
- a CDS encoding Gfo/Idh/MocA family protein, with translation MLKVGVIGGGSISEFHIKPYVASDRVELIALCDSNEQRLTEVGKRYGITKLYSNYAELLKNEEIDAVSICTWNNTHAEIAIAALEAGKHVLVEKPLSMTVEQALAVEVAVKKSGKILQVGFVRRHGDNTKLLKRFIDQDEFGEIYYAKASCLRRLGNPGGWFSDQEKSGGGPLIDLGVHMIDICWYLMGKPRPVSVSGNTYSRLGNRSHIENLTFYKAADYNPTINNVEDLANALIRFDNGASLYVDVSFTLHAKKDELFVKLFGEKGGAEIEPELAMVTEKNNTILNITPQIDSLSFDFEGAFQNEINHFVDCCLEGKEPIAPVADGVQVMKMLNAVYESAKTGKEVYL, from the coding sequence ATGTTAAAAGTGGGTGTTATTGGAGGAGGCTCTATTTCAGAGTTTCATATTAAACCGTATGTAGCAAGCGATAGAGTAGAGCTCATTGCGTTATGCGATAGTAATGAGCAGCGTCTTACTGAAGTAGGTAAGCGCTATGGTATCACGAAATTGTATAGCAACTACGCGGAACTGTTGAAGAATGAGGAAATTGATGCGGTGAGCATTTGTACGTGGAACAATACGCATGCAGAGATTGCCATTGCAGCATTAGAAGCAGGAAAGCATGTGTTGGTTGAGAAACCGTTAAGTATGACAGTCGAACAAGCATTAGCTGTCGAAGTAGCAGTTAAGAAATCAGGAAAGATATTGCAAGTTGGTTTTGTCAGGCGGCATGGAGATAATACAAAACTGCTCAAGCGATTTATAGATCAGGATGAATTTGGTGAAATTTACTATGCTAAAGCTTCCTGCTTACGACGACTCGGTAATCCGGGAGGCTGGTTTAGTGATCAAGAGAAATCGGGTGGAGGACCACTTATTGATTTGGGTGTGCATATGATTGATATCTGCTGGTATTTGATGGGTAAACCACGACCTGTTTCCGTTAGCGGAAATACGTATTCAAGACTAGGCAATCGCAGTCATATTGAAAATTTAACTTTCTACAAAGCAGCTGATTATAATCCAACAATCAATAATGTAGAGGATTTGGCGAATGCGCTTATTCGTTTTGATAATGGAGCATCTTTATATGTTGACGTTAGCTTTACACTTCATGCTAAAAAAGATGAATTATTTGTTAAATTGTTTGGTGAAAAAGGTGGCGCTGAAATTGAGCCAGAATTAGCAATGGTGACGGAGAAAAACAATACGATTTTAAACATTACCCCACAAATTGATAGTCTTAGTTTTGACTTTGAAGGAGCCTTTCAAAATGAAATCAACCATTTCGTTGACTGTTGTCTAGAAGGGAAAGAGCCGATTGCACCTGTCGCAGATGGTGTGCAAGTGATGAAAATGTTGAATGCGGTTTATGAATCTGCCAAAACAGGAAAAGAAGTTTATTTATAA